The Candidatus Cloacimonadota bacterium genome contains the following window.
TTGATTCTCGTTTAAAATGCCTTTTCGTCCACAGCTAATAATTGTAATTAAACTTGCGATAATGAAAATACCTATAATCACAACATATTTATTCTTTAACATTTCTACCTCCCATAATTGAGCAACATTTTTGTTAACAATTTTAATAAGTCAATAAAAAAATTATTTTTTTTAAATTTTTTTATTTTGCTGATTTATTTTTGAACTAATTAACTTTTATTCTCGTTTCCAAACCCCTATTTAGGAAGGCAATTAACATTTTAGCCGAGAGACTCCCCAATTTAATTGGGGACTACTCCATATAGCAGCTTTTACAACATTAGATAAAAGAGTAGCAGTTGTAATAGAGCCAACTCCACCAGGTACTGGGGTTATCGCTTTTACTTTTTCAAATACACTTTCATAATCAACATCTCCTACAAATTTATACTGTTCTGATTTCTTGTCAAAAATTCTATTAATTCCTACATCAATAATAATTGAGTCTTTTTTAACCATCTTTTCAGTAACAAAATAAGGTATTCCAATTGCTGAAATCAAGATATCCGCTGCTTTTGTTGTCTCTTCCAAATTTTTGGTATGAGAATGGCAAATAGTAACAGTTGCATTAGCATATTCACACTTCCTTAAAAGTAAATTTCCTAATGGCTTACCAACTGTGTTGCTTCTCCCTAATACTACTACTTTTTCTCCATCGGTTTTAATATTATAAAATTTAATTAGTTCCAAAATAGCAGCTGGCGTACAGGGCATAAAACAATCCTTTCCAAGTAATAATTTGCCAGCATTGAGAGGATGTAAGCCATCTACATCTTTCTGAGGACTAATTGACATAATAACTTTATCAATTCTTAAATGAAGAGGTAAAGGCATCTGTAATAAAATTCCACTAACACTTTTATCTACATTAGTTACTTCAATTTGTTTGATGAGTTCATCCTCTTGAACATCTTGTTCAAAAGAAATCATTCTTGTGTTAATTCCAATCTTGTTCCCAGCTTTTATAATATTTTTAGAATAGTAATCTGATGCAGGATTGTCTCCGACTATAAATATCGCTAATAACGGACCAACTCCCTTATATTTTAAATTTGCAATCTCTTCTCTCAAATTTTCAAGAATCTCTTTTGCTACAACTTTTCCTTTTAAAACTTTTTCCATATTTCAATAAAAATTAGCATTTAACTCAGATTATGCGTTAAGAAACAATGCAATTATCAGAAGATTGCCACAAGATGGCTAAATAAAAAAGTTACGATAATTAGATTCAAAACTCGTTCTTCACCCAAAAGGTGAAAGACAGTATTCGCAAAGATCCTTATATAATTTGTGAATATCTGCGTTCATCTGTGGCATATGCATATTCTGGGTTTAATCTTCTCACTTTTCTAATGGGATTGACAATCTTTGAATATCTGTTGCTCTCCCTGTTTGCTCGTCAATTGAGACAATAACACCATTTAATTGTAGATTTTCCTTTGCAGGATTAAATCTGACAGGAATTTGCTTTATAAATCGATTTATTGCATCTTGAGTTCGTACTCCTATTACAGAATCGTGAGGACCTGTCATTCCTGCGTCAGTTATATAAGCAGTTCCTTTGGGCAAAATTCGTTCATCAGCGGTTTGGATATGCGTGTGAGTTCCAATTATTGCAGATACTTTTCCATCAAGATACCAGGCAAAAGCCATCTTTTCTGCTGTTGTTTCAGCATGAAAATCAATAAAAATAATATTTGTAATTTCTTTCAACTTTTTGATATAATTATCTGCACATCTGAATGGGCAATCCACAGTTACAGTAAATGCTCTGCCTATTAAATTAATAATTGCAATTTTAATTTTCTTTCTGGATTCATAAATAAAAAAATCATTTCCAGGTGCTTGAGGCGGATAATTAGCAGGCTTTAAGATTCTCTTTTCATCTAATAAAAATTTAATTATCTCTTTTTTATCCCAGAGATGATTGCCACTTGTAAAAATATCAATACCAATGTCAAACATCTGTTTGGCGGTTTTTGGAGTAATACCTCTTCCACCTGCGAGATTCTCACCGTTTGCAATTATTAAATCAAAATCTTCTCTGGATTTAAGAAAAGGAAGCAATTGTGATACAACTTTCCTCCCGGGTTTTCCAAAAATATCTGCAATGAACAAAATTTTTATCATAGTTTTTTTGAAACCTGATACTTATTATATTTATGGATGATAAACATTTTCTAAATTAAACGAAACAAATATTCCTCTATGGGTATCTTCCAATATCAGTGGGAAATAGACCAATTCAACCGATTCAACTAATTTAACTGATTCAACTGTTTCAACTACTTTGCCAATGCTGTTTTTCTAACCTCTCTTATGACAGTAACCTTAATTTGTCCAGGATATTGAAGTTCGTCTTCAATCTTTTTAGCCACATCTGAAGCCAACATTTCAGCTTGAGCATCATCAATATGATTGTGTTCCACCATTACTCTGACTTCTCTACCAGCTTGTATGGCGTAACATTTTTGAACCCCATCAAATGATGAGGCAATATTTTCTAAATTCTCTAACCTTTTCAAATATGATTCCAGCGTTTCCCGTCGTGCACCTGGGCGGGAGCCGGAAATAGCATCAGCGATTTGCACGAGAACGGCATAAAGGGTTTCTGCTTCTACATCTTCATGGTGTGCTTCAATAGCATTAACTATAGTTTGTGATAGACTATATTTTTTTGCCAAATTAGCACCAATTTGAGGATGTGATCCATTAACCTCATGGTCAACAGCTTTTCCAATATCATGTAACAAACCTATTTTCTTTGCTAGAGTTTGGTCTACACCAATTTCAGCTGCAATCATACCACATATCCAGGCTGTCTCAATGCTATGCTTAAGAACATTCTGTCCATAGCTTGTGCGGAATTGTAATTTTCCAACTAAATTTTCCAAAGGTTTTGGAAGGTCATTAATACCAAGATCAATACAAGTTTGCTTGCCTGTTTCAACAATTATTTGGCTTATTTCTTCTTCGGTTTTTTTAACTGTATCCTCTATTCTGCCTGGATGGATTCTTCCGTCAGATATTAATTTTTGCAAAGACTTACGAGCAATTTCCCTGCGTATAGGTTCAAAACTTGAGAGAATCACTGCCTCAGGAGTATCATCTACTATTAACTCAATTCCTGTTCTATTTTCAAAAGCCCGAATATTTCTACCCTCTCTACCAATAATTCTGCCTTTCATCTCTTCTGAAGGTAACGGAACAACCGAGACACAAGACTCTGCAATATAATCAACAGCGGTTCTCTGAATAGTAGAAGCTAAAACTTTGAGTGATTCCTTCTCTGCTTCAGATTTGGCTTTATCAATTATTTCTTTCCGAACTTTTGTAGCATCACTTTTCGCTTCATTTTCAAATCGCTCAAGCAATTTTTCAATAGCGTTCTGCTTATTCATTTGAGCAATCGCCATTAATTTTTCTGTTTGGTCGTCTATTAGCTTCTGCAACTTTTGCTCCTGCTCTTTTAGTTGAACTTGCTTTTGATTAACATGTCTTTCTCTATCAGAAACAGATTGTTCTCTTCTATCAAGCTTTGATAAACGTTCTTCAATACTGCTAATTTTTTGATTATATCTGTTTTCAAGTTTGTGCAATTCCTTTTTTCTATTTTCAATCTCCTTTTCTAGATTTGACCTTCTGGCATACCATTGTTCTTTTGCTTCTAATTCCGCTTCCTTTTTTATAACTTTCGCTTCAGAAAGTGCCTTTTCTTTAATTCTTCTTGAATTCTCTTTTGCATTGTTAATTCTCTTAATTGTTAAAATACGGAAGGAAATCCATCCCAAAGCAATTCCTACTAAAACTGTAATTGCCAGAGTGAGATATTGTATCATTTTTCATCCTTTCAATAAAAAAGACCTGTCCTTGCCGTGTAACAATTTGTTTGAACTGTATTTCAATAATGGGCATCCTTATAGATATTTTATGAGTCCAACTGCAATGAAGGCATTCACGCCATAACTAATCGAACACCCTATAGTTCAAGTTTAGCACAAAACAACATTGTTATCACAAACAGGATAGGCCTTTTTCAAGAAAAGAACAAAATGACTTAAATACTTATCCTTTTACAAATATAAGCTATTTTGTAACAAGCAGATTTACAGAAATTTATTTCTCAGAAAAAGAATCTAAAAGATTGGATATCTTTTTTAAATACTTTTCAACTTCAGATAATTGATCCTTTTGGGTAAACATCTCCTCAATTATATTTAATCCACATAATATTGATAATTTATACTTAGATTCAATGTTAGTATCAACAGATAACTCAGTTAATTTTGCATCAAGATATTCTGCATATTTTTTAATATCAGTTGGGTCCACATCACCAGCTATTGAGTATTCATCGCCAAAAATATTTACAAAAGTATTATTCATATATTTTTATAATTGATTTACTTTATTCAGATTCTTTTTCTTCAAGCACATCATCAATTGCGGTAAGTAAGGCATCAACTCTACTATCAATAACGTCTGCCTGTTCGGTATAACTTTTTAACTTATCTTCTTTTTGTGCTAATTTATTACTTAGTTCAGATGCCTGCTCTTTATAATATTGCAAGTCCTTTTCAAGTTCTGCTATGCGATTTTCTGCTCTATCTTTATTAAGGAACAGGTCTTTGTATTTATTATTTAATTCTTCTTTTTCTCTTAATACACTATTATATTTATCTTTTAAAGCTTTATATTCTGAAATTAGATTTTCAATCTTTTTTTCAATTTTACCAAGCAAATCAACATTCATTATTTTTACCTTAATGTAATTTTGTGTTCATTTAATAATTTATTAACAATATTGTCAAATAATTTATTAACATATTCATCCGTTAATGTTGATTTATCTGATTGAAAAGTGATGCTAAAAGCCATACTGCGATATTCTTCTTTAATTTGCTCGCCTTGATATACATCAAATAATCTGACATTTTTTATTATTTCCGAATTAATTGACTTGATAGTTCTTTCAATTTCTGCAACAGAGACTTCTTTTGGAACCATAATTGCTATGTCACGAAGCACAGGTGGAAATTTTATCACTTTCTTATAATATATTTCCTCTTGTTTAATATAATTAAGCAAGATTGAAACATTAATATCAAACAGTATTGTATGAACTTTAATCCCAAATTTAGATAAAATATCCTCTTGCAAGGTTCCTAATGAGCCAATCTTTGTATCACCAATAAATACATCAGCACTTTCACTAGATAAATAAAAAGGCTCATCAGACTTTTTGAAACTCATATAATGTGTGCAATGAAGAATTTTAAAAAGTGATTCTACAATACCTTTTACATCAAAGAATGAAGACAATTGAGATTTAGAATTCCAATATTTTGGTACAAAGTCTCCAACTATTACACCAGTTAGTGAAATAGGTTCAAGCGATGTATTATTGCTATCTTTAAGATAAATTTTATTTAGTTCAAATAGTTTAAAATTATCAAATTTATATGACAAATTTAATGCTACATTGTTAAGAAGGTCTGGAATTAAGGTAGTCCTCAAGATGGAAAATTGCTCACCTAAAGGATTTGATAATTCAATTGTATTTCTTCTATAATCATTTTGTGACAGATTGAGTTCATCAAGCACATCTAAATTTGCAAAACTGAGATTGCAAACTTCATAAAATCCTAAATTAACAAGATGATTTCGTATCTTTCGTATTGTCTTTCTTTTAAGAATATTTTCTATTCGCGGTAATGTAAATTGGGAACGAATATTTCTATAACCATAACATCGTGCGATTTCTTCTATAAGATCTACTTCCCGTTCCAAATCCAGCCGGAATGTGGGAATAGTTACTTCAAAATCTTTGCCTTTTTCATAAACCAAAAATTCTAATTTTTGTAAGTATGATTTTATGGTCTCAGGCTGTAGTTGTGTATCTAAAATGTTATTTACCCTGCTAGTTCGGAGAAAGATTTTTTTAGGCAAAACCTTATCAGGATATACATCTACAATGCCTTTACATATTTCTCCGCCGGCAGTTATCTGAATTAGCTGTGCAGCACGGTCAATTACTTCTTCTAATCTGTTTGTGTCCATCCCTCTTTCAAACCTGTATGAAGATTCAGATTCAAGATTTAGATAAAGAGATGTTGCACGGATATTCCTTGAATTAAAACATGCACATTCTAAAACAACATCCTTTGTTTCAGGGAGAATACTGCTATTAGTTCCTCCCATAATACCTGCCAGAGCAATCGGCTTCTCAATATCAGCGATGACAAGATTTTGATAAGATAAGGTATAAACCTGTTCATCAAGAAGTTTTATCTGCTCGCCATCTTTTGCTCTCCGAACTATAATTTTCTTGCCAGAAATGTCCGCATAATCAAAAGCATGTAGCGGATGACCATATTCCATTAAAACATAATTTGTTATATCTACGATATTGTTTATGGGACGCAACCCAATGGCTTTAAGCCTTTTTTGCATCCATTTTGGTGAAGGTTTAACAGTAATATCTCTAATCATCCTACAGCAATAACGAGGACAAAGTTCTGGAGCATTAATTTTTACTGACATAAGTTCTGAAGTTGGTTGTTTTCCGGACATATCAGGCTCAAATTCTATTTTAGGTGGAGTATACTTTTTACTCAGCATAACTGCAACTTCGCGAGCAATCCCGAGCATTCCTAAAAGATCAGGTCTGTTTGGTGTAATTTCCACATCTATGATATAGTCATTAATTTTTAAAACTTCTGCAAATGGGGTTCCTATATTCCAATCATTCCTTAAAACCATAATTCCAGAATGGTCATTGGAAATACCTAATTCTCTTTCAGAACAGATCATCCCAAGAGATTCTACTCCACGAATTTTAACTTTTTTAATCTGAGAATCCCCAACAATAGAACCAACTTTTGCAACAGGAACATATTTACCTTCTTTGACATTTGGTGCTCCGCAAATAACAGATATTGGCTTGTCTTCTCCCACATCTAAGATACAGACAGATAACTTATTTGAATTCGGATGTGGCTTTACAGACAAAATTTTACCAACAACGATATTTTCATATTCATCACCAAGATGAGTGATTTCCTCAACCTCAATCCCAAACATTGTAAGTCTCTGACAAAACTCTTTGACAGGAAGCTCTATTGGGATAAATTCTTTCAACCAATTATAGCTTATTTTCATAATTAATTATCATATCTTTTTATTGCCAACGAAACACAGAAAGTAAATTTAATCTTTTTTATTAAAGCGAAAAATCTGTGGTAAAAAAATCTTTTATCTATTTGTGGAAATTACACAAATTGCCTCAAAAATCTCAAATCATTTTTGAATAACATCCTGATGTCAGAAATTCCATAACGCAGCATAGTTATACGGTCAATACCTAAACCAAATGCAAAACCGGTGTATTTTTCTGAATCGTATTTAACTTCTTCTAAAACTTTTGGGTCAACCATTCCTGCACCGCCCATCTCTAACCAGCCTGTATTCTTACATAATTTACATCCTTTCCCTCCACAATTTATACACAAGATATCAATCTCAGCACTTGGTTCAGTAAAAGGGAAGAAATGTGGTCTGAAACGGGAATGCGTTTTTTCACCGAAGAATCTTTTTACAAAAGAATCCAGAGTGCTCTTCAAATCAACAAATGTAATACCGACACCAACGACTAATGCTTCAAATTGGTGGAAAACAGGCGAGTGTGAGGCATCAGGCTTATCGTTACGATAGCATCTTCCGGGTGCTATTATACGAATGGGTGGTTTATATTTCTCCATTACCCGAATCTGTACAGGCGAGGTTTCTGTGCGAAGTAGCATCCCATTTTTTAGATAGAAAGTGTCACTAAGATTCCTTGCTGGATGCCATTCTGGAGTATTTAATGCATCAAAATTGTAATACTCAGATTCAATTTCTGGGCCTTCAGCAATTTCAAAACCGAGACTTATGAAAATATCTTCAATTTCTTCCCATACCTGAAATAAAGGATGTTTAGCACCAGTTTCAATTGGTCTGCCGGGAAGAGTAATATCTATCTCTGGTTTAGTTTTAGACTTCTTCTGTTTTATAATTAAAAGCGCCTCTTTTCTTACACGGATTAGCTTTTCAATCTCTTTCTTTGTCTGGTTTAATAGATCACCAATTATAGGTCTCTGCTCGTTTGAAAGTCTCCCTATTTGACCCAATAATGAAGATAGCTTGCTTTTTCTCCCCAAGAATTTAATTCTAAGGCCTTCAAGTTCCTTCAAATTTTTACAATTAGGAATCTCTTCCAGAGCTTTCTGTCTTAAAATCTGAATTTCTTCTTTCACTGTTGTTACTCTTTTTCAAGTTTCTTTTTGACAGATTTTACAATTGACGCAAATGTTTTTGGATTGTTGATAGCCAGTTCAGAAAGCATCTTTCTATTTAAATCTATCTTTAACTTTTTTAACCCAAAAATAAACTGACTATAGTTTAAACCGTGTTCTTTTACCGCAGCATTGATTCTAATTATCCATAGTCTTCTAAAATTTCTTTTTCTATTTCTACGGTCCCGATATGCATATTGCCAACCTTTTTCAACTGCTTCACGAGCTGCACGATAAAGTTTACGACCACCTCTATATCCTTTTGCGTGTTTCAGAATCTTCTTCCTTCTTTTTCTTGACGCTACATTATTTGTTACTCTTGACATAACAACTCCTTATTAAATCCTAAATTCTAAATAATATCAAAACTCTAATATTTTAATTTCACTCATTGCAAGTTCTTTTTGAGTTTTAGATTCTTGTAATTTGAATTTATTTAGTATTTAGAGTTTAGTATTTAGAGTTTGATCTCTTTTATGATGCTAACATACTTTTTACTCTTTTTTCATCAGCAGACGAAACATATCCACCTTTTCTAAGACTCGCTTTTTGTTTAGAGGATTTTTTTGTCATAAAATGACCCCGATAAGCCTTATTCCTCTTTATCTTTCCGCTTCCGGTTCTACTGAATCTCTTAACAGCAGATTTCCTTGTCTTCATCTTTGGCATATAAACTCCTATATGTTTATTTCAATCTATCATTCTATATTTCGGGTTCTTATAAATACTTTTATAGAAAGTAGTGAAAAAGTATAAGATTTTTAAAAATTTTTATGATTTCTTTTTACTTATCATAAAGGCGACTAAAAATCTACCTTCACTCTTTGGTTCATTTTCAAAAGTACCAAATTCTTCTAAATCTTTCCGTAATCTTTCTATCAAATCATAACCAAATTTCTTATGGGTCATCTCCCGACCGCGGAATCGTATTGTGATTTTTACTTTGTTGCCCTTATCCAGGAAATTTTTTATATGATTTAACTTGAAATTATAATCATGGTCATCTGTTCTTGGACGGAATTTTACCTCTTTCAAATGTACTGATTGTTGCTTCTTTTTTGCTCCTTTTGCTCTTTTTGATTCCTCAAATAAGAACTTACTATAATTAATAATCTTACAAACAGGTGGATTGGCACTGGGCGCAATTTCAACTAAGTCTAAACCATACTCGCTTGCTTTATCTAAAGCAACATTAATAGAAACAATCCCAAATGATTCCTTTTCTGGACCTATCAGACGAACCTTAGAAGCTCTAATTTGATTATTGATTCGCTTTCTATTCTTATTCCTTCTTGGCTTCTGCCATCTTGAATATCTTCTACTTATAGTTATTTTCACCTCCATTAAAAAAGGTGAGCAACTGCTGTGCTCACCTCTTACATATTTTTTATTTAGCCTTATTGGCAATCCTGGACGCCATAAGGTAGAAACCAGCAGTTCCTTTTTTATTTTTGGCTACTTATGTAAGTTATGAAAAAGAAGTCAAGAATTTTTGAGAGATAACTATTTTTCATAAAAGGATTCTTGTTAAAACTTTGACATAAATTTCCAAAAAGTCTTAACATAAGTGTAAATTAGGAGAGCAAATGAAAAAATTCTTTATAATATTTCTACTTTGTGGGAGTATAATTTATTTATATGCAGACAATTTTCAACCATTAGATATCTTACAGAAGACTCATATAGATTCTGCCTTATCAAAAATCAAGATGACGAGGGAAGACCTTACTTTTAACCTTAATCTAACAAAAGCTGATACTTTCCGTCTTTCTTTGATAAACAGATTGTTTAGGAAGCCGTTGTCTACTTTTAATGTTTGTGATTCAATTGCTGAATATCACTTTCAAAACATAGAAAACCTTGATTCTCTGATTATCTTTGATTCAAAACTTTTGGATGTTGATTTTAAAAAATCTGAAACAGCTAAACCCAAAGAATTTCAATTAGAAATTTCATTTGAAGAACTTCATCCAACTAATAAGAAAATTTTAACATCAATATTAACAGCACTTCCAGAGATTATGAGTAATATTGATTCTGCATATTCGTCATTTTCTGACAGTGAATTGGTTTTTCTAAAAAAATATGCAAAAGAATATTTCTTACAGTCCGAAGATATTAAGGAAAAAAGTTTGAAAGAACTTAACGAAGCAGAAATAGAAGATAGAGAGAAAAGCAAAAAGTTCGGAAAAATTGCATCTAAATTAGAAAGAGGAAATTTGGTTAACGCTGCTGTTTTAACTTCTCAACTGATTTATACAATAGATAGTCTGGTTTTCGCTTCAAAAGACTCTTTATTTTTCAATGATAAAATTGCGTTAGAAACCGAATATGGAAAAATTGCTATAAATCCTTCTAATAATACGAATATTAGCAACTATATTTTTGTAATTGATTATACTGGAAATGATATATACAAATTTTCAAAAGAAAATAAATTTAGTGTAATATTAGATTATTCAGGAGATGATATTTACATTGGAGAAGATTTTTGCCAGGGTGCTGGATATTTTGGTATAAATTTTCTGATTGATTATAAAGGAGACGATTTATACTCTGCGAAGAATTATGCGCAGGGTATCGGCTATTTCGGTATTGGAATTTTATCTGATAAAAAAGGAGATGACAAATATTTTGCTCAAAATATGGTGCAAGGTGGCAGCGCTTATGGTATCGGGTTACTACTTGATAATAATGGCAATGATACTTATGAATGTTGCCTTTACGGACAAGGATTTGGCTTCTGTTGGGGTTTCGGGGGACTTATAGACAATTCTGGAAATGACAACTATCTTGTAACACAAAAATATGTTGATATACTTCGCTATGACGAGCACTTTGAAAGTCTCTCGCAAGGATTCGGATTCGGTATGCGGCCATATTATTCTGGTGGGATTGGCATCTTGGCTGATAAAAATGGAAATGATAATTACCTTTCAGATATTTACGGTCAAGGTGTTGCGTATTGGTATGCTCTTGGTGGACTTGTTGATAGAGAAGGAAATGACCATTATAAATCCTACCAATACGCACAGGGCGCAGGAGTGCATCTTGCTTTTGGCACTTTGATAGATTATTTTGGTAACGATAATTATAATTCAAAAGGCGTCTCACAAGGCTGCGGACATGACTATGCATTTGGTGGATTATATGATTTTCAAGGAGATGACAATTATGTATGCTATGACTTATCTCAAGGAGCAGGAAATGCAGATGCAATCAGTTTTTTCCTTGATGCAAATGGAGATGATGGCTATATTGCAAAGCGTGATATAACTATGGGATATTCAGATTTAAGAAGAGGGTTTGGATATATCGGTCTGTTTTTGGATTTGAATGGCAATGACTTTTATGGTTCTCTTTGGGGAGAAAATAATAATTACTGGATTCATTCAACTTATGGGATTGGGGTTGATTCTAAAAATTCATATTTAGATACTCTTGCACCAGGTAAAGAATATGATATGAAACCTGCAGATGAACCACTTGGAGAGGATATTGAAACACTTTTTATGCAGGCTTCAGCAGCATCTCAGAAATTTCAATATTTAGTCCAACCAGCCAGAGAAAAGATAATTGCAATGGGAGATTCTGCAATGCCATTTCTTGTAGACAAATTAAATACTGAAAGTGCAAGAGAATCGCATGCGTTGTATGAAATGATTCCAAAGATTGGGAAACCTGCTGTCCCATTTTTAGAGAAAGTATTGCAGGATTCTGTGAAAGATAAAATCAGATTTACTATGATAATCTTGGGAAAGATTAAGGAGGAAAGCAGTTATCCAATATTAGCAGAATATACACAAAGCAAAAATCCTTCTTATAGAGCATCATCTATAAAAGCACTTGGGGACCTGGGCTACTCAAAGGCAATCCCGTTATTTATTGAAAGTCTTAAGGATAGTATAGTATCTGTTCGCAGAGAAAGTGCAATTGCATTGCAGAAGATAAATAATCAGAATGCAGTTTTGCCCTTGATTGCTGCTACAGATGACGAATTTCAGGAGGTTCGTTATTCAGCA
Protein-coding sequences here:
- a CDS encoding HEAT repeat domain-containing protein → MKKFFIIFLLCGSIIYLYADNFQPLDILQKTHIDSALSKIKMTREDLTFNLNLTKADTFRLSLINRLFRKPLSTFNVCDSIAEYHFQNIENLDSLIIFDSKLLDVDFKKSETAKPKEFQLEISFEELHPTNKKILTSILTALPEIMSNIDSAYSSFSDSELVFLKKYAKEYFLQSEDIKEKSLKELNEAEIEDREKSKKFGKIASKLERGNLVNAAVLTSQLIYTIDSLVFASKDSLFFNDKIALETEYGKIAINPSNNTNISNYIFVIDYTGNDIYKFSKENKFSVILDYSGDDIYIGEDFCQGAGYFGINFLIDYKGDDLYSAKNYAQGIGYFGIGILSDKKGDDKYFAQNMVQGGSAYGIGLLLDNNGNDTYECCLYGQGFGFCWGFGGLIDNSGNDNYLVTQKYVDILRYDEHFESLSQGFGFGMRPYYSGGIGILADKNGNDNYLSDIYGQGVAYWYALGGLVDREGNDHYKSYQYAQGAGVHLAFGTLIDYFGNDNYNSKGVSQGCGHDYAFGGLYDFQGDDNYVCYDLSQGAGNADAISFFLDANGDDGYIAKRDITMGYSDLRRGFGYIGLFLDLNGNDFYGSLWGENNNYWIHSTYGIGVDSKNSYLDTLAPGKEYDMKPADEPLGEDIETLFMQASAASQKFQYLVQPAREKIIAMGDSAMPFLVDKLNTESARESHALYEMIPKIGKPAVPFLEKVLQDSVKDKIRFTMIILGKIKEESSYPILAEYTQSKNPSYRASSIKALGDLGYSKAIPLFIESLKDSIVSVRRESAIALQKINNQNAVLPLIAATDDEFQEVRYSAEIALIKIGVDAEKIIQKNYSKVTVRSKKHLIGYFAKCKGKTNKKFLKKLLKNETNEELLFQIKRVFNNY